A single Desulfovibrio piger DNA region contains:
- a CDS encoding response regulator, which yields MQRILVIEDENDIRQLLRFNLEREGFAVLEAADGLGGLHMATSELPDLVVLDLMLPGMDGCDVCRRLKAQPVTAAIPVLMLTARGEEVDRIVGLTLGADDYVVKPFSVRELVLRIRAILRRGSRPGMGSALCRGALLLDVEAHRVTLDGQEVALTATEFRLLEDLMRHAGAVRTREQLLNAVWGYSFEGYARTVDTHVRRLRAKLGEEAAALETVRGVGYRLRG from the coding sequence ATGCAGCGTATACTTGTTATTGAAGACGAAAATGATATCCGCCAGCTGCTGCGCTTCAACCTTGAGCGCGAAGGCTTTGCGGTACTGGAAGCGGCCGACGGGCTGGGAGGGCTGCACATGGCGACCTCCGAGCTGCCCGATCTGGTGGTGCTGGACCTCATGCTGCCCGGCATGGACGGCTGCGATGTCTGCCGCAGGCTCAAGGCCCAGCCGGTCACGGCGGCCATCCCCGTGCTCATGCTCACGGCCCGCGGCGAGGAAGTGGACCGCATCGTGGGCCTGACCCTGGGGGCCGATGATTATGTGGTCAAACCTTTCAGCGTCCGGGAGCTGGTGTTGCGCATCCGGGCCATCCTGCGCCGCGGCAGCCGTCCCGGCATGGGGTCGGCCCTGTGCCGCGGGGCCCTGCTGCTGGACGTGGAGGCCCACCGCGTGACCCTGGACGGGCAGGAAGTGGCCCTGACGGCCACGGAGTTCCGTCTGCTGGAAGACCTCATGCGGCATGCGGGCGCCGTGCGTACCCGCGAACAGCTGCTCAATGCGGTCTGGGGATATTCGTTCGAAGGCTACGCCCGTACGGTGGACACGCATGTGCGCCGTCTGCGGGCCAAACTGGGTGAAGAAGCCGCCGCGCTGGAGACCGTGCGCGGCGTCGGTTACCGCTTGAGAGGCTGA
- a CDS encoding PstS family phosphate ABC transporter substrate-binding protein has translation MNLAKTLVLTCAALGLSVAAHAQDIVVNGSTTVLPVMQKAAESFMAANPDIKLVISGGGSGNGIKALGEKQCDVAMSSRDIKDKERAAAEKKGVKPVRIPVAVDAIVPVVNPENPVKDLSLEQLSAIYAGKVRNWKELGGQDAPIVVISRDTSSGTFESWQELVMKKERVTPAALMQASNGTVVQAVAKNKNALGYIGLGYLDKSVKGLTVGKVTANAKTALDGEWPIARELYIFTDGEPKGGVKKLVDYLLAADKGQKDVLAVGYVPLQH, from the coding sequence ATGAATCTCGCCAAAACTCTGGTCCTTACCTGTGCCGCCCTGGGTCTGAGCGTGGCCGCCCACGCCCAGGATATCGTCGTCAACGGCTCCACCACCGTGCTGCCCGTCATGCAGAAGGCCGCCGAATCCTTCATGGCCGCCAACCCCGACATCAAGCTGGTGATCTCCGGCGGCGGTTCCGGCAACGGCATCAAGGCCCTGGGCGAAAAGCAGTGCGACGTGGCCATGAGCTCCCGCGACATCAAGGACAAGGAACGCGCCGCCGCTGAAAAGAAGGGCGTGAAGCCCGTGCGCATCCCCGTGGCCGTGGACGCCATCGTGCCCGTGGTCAACCCCGAGAACCCCGTCAAGGACCTGAGCCTGGAACAGCTGTCCGCCATCTACGCCGGCAAGGTGCGCAACTGGAAGGAACTGGGCGGCCAGGATGCCCCCATCGTGGTCATCTCCCGCGATACCTCTTCCGGTACCTTTGAATCCTGGCAGGAGCTGGTCATGAAGAAGGAACGCGTGACCCCCGCCGCCCTGATGCAGGCCTCCAACGGCACCGTGGTGCAGGCCGTGGCCAAGAACAAGAACGCCCTTGGCTACATCGGCCTGGGCTATCTTGACAAGAGCGTCAAGGGCCTGACCGTGGGCAAGGTGACCGCCAACGCCAAGACCGCCCTGGACGGCGAATGGCCCATCGCCCGCGAACTCTACATCTTCACCGACGGCGAGCCCAAGGGCGGCGTGAAGAAGCTGGTGGACTACCTGCTGGCCGCCGACAAGGGCCAGAAGGACGTCCTGGCCGTGGGCTACGTCCCCCTGCAGCATTAA
- the pstC gene encoding phosphate ABC transporter permease subunit PstC has protein sequence MFSSSRERAIRICLTAIAASSLLALAGIVIFLFTEGLPLFRHVSPLDFLLGDLWYPTEDPGLFGIFPLLVGSVAVTVLSSLLAVPLGVMTAVYLAEIAPPFARRVIKPFVELLAALPSVVLGFLGMVVLAPFLQDVLGAATGLNLLNASLVLAVMSLPTICSVSEDALRAVPRSLREASLALGATRWETIVRVVVPAALSGIGTAIMLGMSRAMGETMVVLMAAGGAAMLPQSLLDPVRPMPASIAAEMAEAPFRSDHYYALFATGIVLFLMTLAFNMIASRIAEKHRQVGSASL, from the coding sequence ATGTTCAGCTCTTCCCGCGAGCGGGCCATCCGCATCTGCCTCACCGCCATCGCGGCCTCGTCCCTGCTGGCGCTGGCAGGTATCGTCATCTTCCTGTTCACCGAAGGCCTGCCCCTGTTCCGGCATGTGAGCCCGCTGGACTTTTTGCTGGGCGACCTCTGGTACCCCACGGAAGATCCCGGCCTGTTCGGCATCTTTCCGCTGCTGGTGGGTTCCGTGGCCGTCACCGTGCTCTCCTCGCTGCTGGCCGTGCCCCTGGGCGTCATGACGGCCGTGTATCTGGCCGAGATAGCGCCGCCCTTCGCCCGCCGCGTCATCAAGCCCTTCGTGGAACTGCTGGCGGCCCTGCCTTCGGTGGTGCTGGGCTTCCTGGGCATGGTGGTGCTGGCCCCCTTCCTCCAGGACGTGCTGGGCGCCGCCACGGGCCTCAACCTGCTCAACGCCTCGCTGGTGCTGGCCGTCATGAGCCTGCCCACCATCTGCTCCGTCTCCGAGGACGCCCTGCGCGCCGTGCCCCGCTCCCTGCGCGAGGCCTCCCTGGCGCTGGGCGCCACCCGCTGGGAGACCATCGTGCGCGTGGTGGTGCCCGCGGCCCTGTCCGGCATCGGCACGGCCATCATGCTGGGCATGTCCCGCGCCATGGGCGAGACCATGGTGGTGCTCATGGCGGCCGGCGGCGCGGCCATGCTGCCCCAGTCCCTGCTGGACCCCGTGCGGCCCATGCCCGCCTCCATCGCCGCCGAAATGGCTGAAGCCCCCTTCCGCAGCGACCATTACTACGCCCTGTTCGCCACAGGCATCGTCCTGTTCCTGATGACGCTGGCATTCAACATGATCGCTTCCCGCATCGCCGAAAAACACCGTCAGGTGGGCTCGGCCAGCCTTTAA
- the pstA gene encoding phosphate ABC transporter permease PstA produces the protein MPLATPDPRRRLFVQGAMLGTLRLVAAFNVILLVAICLFLLVQGLPALSWEFLSTPPREMMTAGGILPCIVGTAILALGSLLLAFPLGVATAVYLHEYAGNAPFARMVRLGVNNLAGVPSVVFGLFGLSFFVTFCGMGVSILSGVLTLAVLTLPVIISTAEESLRSVPDTYRQASLALGAGKAQTIARVVLPCAMPGMLTGAILGVARAAGETAAIMFTAAVFYTPKNPDSLFSSVMALPYHMYVLATAGTDIEKTRPLQYGTGLVLILLVLGMNLLAIILRDHLQRRHHA, from the coding sequence ATGCCTCTTGCGACACCCGATCCGCGCCGCCGCCTCTTCGTCCAGGGCGCCATGCTCGGCACCCTGCGGCTGGTGGCCGCCTTCAACGTCATCCTGCTGGTGGCCATCTGCCTCTTCCTGCTGGTGCAGGGACTGCCCGCCCTCAGCTGGGAATTCCTCAGCACACCGCCCCGCGAGATGATGACCGCCGGCGGCATCCTGCCCTGCATCGTGGGCACGGCCATCCTGGCCCTGGGCTCCCTGCTGCTGGCCTTCCCCCTGGGCGTGGCCACGGCCGTCTACCTGCACGAATACGCGGGCAACGCCCCCTTCGCCCGCATGGTGCGTCTGGGGGTCAACAACCTGGCCGGGGTGCCCTCGGTGGTCTTCGGCCTGTTCGGGCTTTCGTTCTTCGTGACCTTCTGCGGCATGGGCGTCAGCATCCTGTCCGGTGTGCTGACCCTGGCCGTGCTGACCCTGCCCGTGATCATCAGCACCGCCGAGGAGAGCCTGCGCTCCGTGCCCGATACCTACCGCCAGGCCTCCCTGGCCCTGGGTGCGGGCAAGGCCCAGACCATCGCCCGCGTGGTCCTGCCCTGCGCCATGCCGGGCATGCTCACCGGCGCCATCCTGGGCGTGGCCCGCGCTGCCGGTGAAACGGCGGCCATCATGTTCACCGCCGCGGTCTTCTATACGCCCAAGAACCCGGATTCCCTCTTCAGCTCGGTCATGGCCCTGCCCTACCACATGTATGTGCTGGCCACCGCCGGTACGGATATCGAGAAGACCCGCCCGCTCCAGTACGGCACGGGCCTGGTCCTCATCCTGCTGGTGCTGGGCATGAACCTGCTGGCCATCATCCTGCGCGACCACCTGCAGCGCCGCCACCACGCCTAG
- the cmk gene encoding (d)CMP kinase: MRTTLPVVTLDGPAGVGKTTLAQQLAESLHVAYLDTGAMFRCLALRLGPGAEALPEEELREKCRQWTFSLSGKGRASTVCCNGVPVRGEIRTEQVGMLAARIATVPVVREVLREAQRAMGEATPLVVEGRDMGTVVFPDARFKFFLDASPEVRALRRLRDLAARGVEADLVTLTEQIRQRDSLDRNRAVAPLRPAADAVIVDTSELDIAGVLGVLVHRISVHEGSVTLLP, from the coding sequence ATGAGGACGACCCTGCCTGTGGTGACCCTGGACGGCCCCGCCGGTGTGGGCAAGACCACGCTGGCCCAGCAGCTGGCCGAGAGCCTGCACGTGGCTTATCTGGATACCGGTGCCATGTTCCGTTGCCTGGCCCTCAGGCTGGGCCCCGGCGCGGAGGCCCTGCCCGAAGAGGAACTGCGCGAAAAGTGCCGCCAGTGGACCTTCAGCCTGTCCGGCAAGGGAAGGGCCTCCACGGTATGCTGCAACGGCGTGCCCGTCCGCGGCGAGATCCGTACCGAGCAGGTGGGCATGCTGGCCGCCCGCATCGCCACGGTGCCCGTGGTGCGCGAGGTGCTGCGCGAGGCCCAGCGGGCCATGGGCGAAGCCACGCCGCTGGTGGTGGAAGGGCGCGACATGGGCACGGTGGTCTTTCCTGACGCCCGTTTCAAATTCTTTCTGGATGCCTCCCCCGAAGTGCGGGCCCTGCGTCGCCTGCGCGACCTGGCCGCCCGCGGGGTGGAAGCCGATCTGGTGACGCTCACCGAGCAGATCCGCCAGCGGGACTCCCTGGACCGCAACCGGGCCGTGGCGCCCCTGCGTCCCGCTGCCGATGCCGTCATCGTGGATACCTCGGAGCTGGACATCGCCGGTGTGCTGGGCGTGCTAGTGCACCGCATCAGCGTGCACGAAGGCAGCGTGACCCTGCTGCCGTAG
- the hisC gene encoding histidinol-phosphate transaminase translates to MYTCAVRPEIAALSAYVPGMSIAEIQEKYGLAKVVKMASNENPLGVSPLVKEALGLHAGTAFRYPQGGNPRLVAALARTHGVSPDQVVVGNGSDEIIDMLIRMLLVPGKHSVVCFDPCFSIYPIQAQVCGVEVRRQPLNPDFSFDLDALFALVDDGTRLVFVTTPDNPSGYCPPLADVRRLAQRLGERFPHCLLVVDEAYMDFAGDSPEDEARFSLLASGDVPDNVAIMRTFSKSYGLAGLRLGYGILPAELAQYYWRARLPFSVNILAEEAGIAVLQDSAFRAATLACVRAGRRRLTEGLRALGCTVWPSAANFIMLRLPEGCGTAAACFEALLRRGIIIRPLKSYSLPEHLRVSVGSDEENRAFLEAMRQWMQEVRA, encoded by the coding sequence ATGTACACCTGCGCCGTCCGCCCGGAAATAGCCGCCCTGAGCGCCTATGTTCCCGGCATGTCCATTGCCGAAATTCAGGAGAAATACGGCCTTGCCAAGGTCGTCAAAATGGCCAGCAACGAGAACCCCCTGGGCGTCTCGCCCCTGGTGAAGGAAGCCCTGGGCCTGCACGCCGGGACCGCCTTCCGCTATCCCCAGGGCGGCAATCCCCGCCTGGTGGCGGCCCTGGCCCGCACGCACGGCGTCAGCCCCGACCAGGTGGTGGTGGGCAACGGCTCGGACGAGATCATCGACATGCTGATCCGCATGCTCCTGGTGCCGGGCAAGCATTCCGTGGTCTGCTTCGATCCCTGCTTCAGCATCTATCCCATCCAGGCGCAGGTCTGCGGCGTGGAAGTGCGCCGCCAGCCCCTCAACCCGGATTTCAGCTTCGACCTCGACGCCCTCTTCGCCCTGGTGGATGACGGCACCCGGCTGGTCTTCGTGACCACGCCGGACAACCCCTCCGGCTACTGCCCGCCGCTGGCCGACGTGCGCCGCCTGGCGCAGCGCCTTGGCGAGCGCTTTCCCCACTGTCTGCTGGTGGTGGACGAGGCCTACATGGACTTCGCGGGCGACAGCCCCGAGGACGAGGCCCGCTTTTCCCTGCTGGCCTCCGGTGACGTCCCGGACAACGTGGCCATCATGCGCACCTTCTCCAAAAGTTACGGCCTGGCCGGACTGCGCCTGGGCTACGGCATCCTGCCCGCGGAGCTGGCCCAGTATTACTGGCGGGCCCGCCTGCCGTTCTCGGTCAACATCCTGGCCGAGGAAGCCGGCATCGCCGTGCTCCAGGACAGCGCCTTCCGGGCCGCCACGCTGGCATGCGTGCGCGCCGGTCGCCGCCGCCTGACCGAAGGCCTGCGCGCCCTGGGCTGCACGGTGTGGCCCAGCGCCGCCAACTTCATCATGCTGCGCCTGCCCGAAGGCTGCGGCACGGCGGCGGCCTGCTTCGAGGCCCTGCTGCGGCGCGGCATCATCATCCGTCCGCTCAAGAGCTACAGCCTGCCCGAACATCTGCGCGTGAGCGTGGGCAGCGACGAAGAGAACAGGGCCTTCCTCGAGGCCATGCGGCAGTGGATGCAGGAGGTGCGGGCATGA
- a CDS encoding universal stress protein, with protein MKEIKKILCAVDLSEHSAAVAEYATMLAKGLGASIIVVYTAPSLSQYVGFHVPPNTIENFVGEIVSGAEKSMDAFVAENFPGVEAKGQVLIGYAAEEILTRANDEGADLIVMGTHGRKGIDRILFGSVAEKVVKNASMPVLTVRPTN; from the coding sequence ATGAAGGAAATCAAGAAGATTCTTTGCGCGGTTGACCTTTCCGAACACAGCGCGGCCGTGGCAGAGTACGCCACCATGCTGGCCAAGGGCCTGGGGGCCAGCATCATCGTCGTCTACACGGCTCCCTCGTTGAGCCAGTATGTGGGCTTCCATGTGCCGCCCAACACCATCGAAAACTTCGTGGGCGAGATCGTCTCCGGTGCCGAAAAGTCCATGGACGCTTTCGTGGCCGAGAACTTCCCCGGCGTGGAAGCCAAGGGCCAGGTGCTCATCGGCTACGCCGCCGAAGAGATCCTGACCCGTGCCAATGACGAAGGCGCCGACCTCATCGTCATGGGCACCCACGGCCGCAAGGGCATCGACCGCATCCTCTTCGGTTCCGTGGCTGAAAAGGTCGTCAAGAACGCGTCCATGCCTGTGCTGACCGTTCGCCCCACCAACTAG
- a CDS encoding pyridoxamine 5'-phosphate oxidase family protein, translating to MHQTVSRVELSADPALPGEILNRAESLFVAFQTGDFPYVLPFNHVWLDGRIYIHCAFAGRKIDVLRRDARVGFSTAVDVRIIRERSTTHFRSLCGTGRVSEVTDTEEKRRALDAISLRFDARCPRPAPDAALARVNILRIDVESLTCRHKDGSRRKDKE from the coding sequence ATGCACCAGACCGTCAGCCGCGTGGAACTGAGCGCGGACCCGGCCCTGCCCGGCGAGATCCTCAACAGGGCGGAATCGCTTTTCGTGGCCTTCCAGACCGGGGATTTCCCCTATGTGCTGCCCTTCAACCATGTCTGGCTGGACGGGCGCATCTATATCCATTGCGCCTTTGCAGGCCGCAAGATCGACGTGCTGCGCCGGGATGCCCGGGTGGGCTTTTCCACGGCGGTGGACGTGCGCATCATCCGCGAAAGGTCCACCACCCACTTCCGCAGTCTTTGCGGTACCGGCCGGGTGAGCGAAGTGACCGATACGGAAGAGAAGCGCCGGGCCCTGGACGCCATCAGCCTGCGCTTCGACGCGCGCTGCCCGCGCCCCGCGCCCGATGCCGCCCTGGCCCGGGTGAACATCCTGCGCATCGATGTGGAGAGCCTGACCTGCCGCCACAAGGACGGATCGCGCCGCAAGGACAAGGAATAG
- a CDS encoding flavodoxin family protein, whose product MTDIHPHPVPPHILCSSITGNTRSLADALAGATGGPVFPAGHPPLLDHAGTLLLGFWVRRGLPDGRSLRLWQDIRGRRVFFFGTHGTRPGSEHSRHCLAAARRLLQDNGNEVLGGFLCQGRVNPQLVALAGKPGHHPMTPARAARLAEAARHPDGADRQALVRCWDCCRQGLPLPGADAAGELDGGHFFAWSAGTGRLS is encoded by the coding sequence ATGACAGACATCCATCCGCATCCCGTGCCCCCGCATATCCTGTGCTCCAGCATCACCGGCAATACCCGCTCCCTGGCCGATGCCCTGGCCGGAGCCACCGGGGGCCCCGTGTTCCCCGCCGGGCATCCGCCCCTGCTCGATCATGCCGGGACGCTGCTCCTGGGCTTCTGGGTACGCCGGGGCCTGCCCGATGGCCGCAGCCTGCGCCTGTGGCAGGACATACGCGGCAGGCGGGTCTTTTTTTTCGGCACCCACGGCACGCGTCCCGGCTCGGAGCATTCCCGCCACTGTCTGGCGGCGGCCCGCCGCCTGCTCCAGGACAACGGCAACGAGGTCCTGGGCGGCTTTTTGTGCCAGGGGCGGGTCAATCCGCAGCTGGTGGCCCTGGCGGGCAAGCCGGGGCACCATCCCATGACGCCCGCCCGTGCGGCCCGTCTGGCCGAGGCCGCCCGCCATCCTGACGGGGCGGACCGCCAGGCGCTGGTGCGCTGCTGGGACTGCTGCCGCCAGGGGCTGCCCCTGCCCGGGGCCGATGCCGCCGGGGAGCTGGACGGCGGCCACTTTTTTGCCTGGTCCGCCGGGACGGGACGCTTGTCCTGA
- a CDS encoding Crp/Fnr family transcriptional regulator, giving the protein MERCKGNRDPQSLRDAVGQSPLGHLLDASQLALLLGTGRLAVMRAGDVLFREGDRARHVPFVLSGEVKLVKMGPQGKEYVLHLTRGGAFPDPGALFYEAPLPATAVALGPGRLLWLERATMDRLLDENPRLARWLLQVLAARQRLFVNKVAGSQGVISVSRRVAGWLLHRSRMEAGRRQLELPGTRELMARLLGLSRESLSRELNKLAREGAIRLERRRVELLDMAALERRAQD; this is encoded by the coding sequence ATGGAACGGTGCAAAGGAAACCGTGATCCCCAGAGCCTGCGGGATGCCGTGGGCCAGAGCCCGCTGGGGCATCTTCTGGACGCGTCCCAGCTGGCCCTGCTGCTGGGCACGGGCCGTCTTGCCGTGATGCGGGCGGGCGATGTGCTCTTTCGTGAAGGCGACAGGGCGCGGCATGTGCCCTTTGTCCTGTCCGGTGAGGTGAAGCTGGTCAAGATGGGCCCGCAGGGAAAGGAATATGTGCTGCATCTGACCCGCGGCGGGGCCTTCCCCGATCCGGGGGCCCTGTTCTACGAGGCCCCCCTGCCGGCCACGGCCGTGGCCCTGGGGCCGGGGCGCCTGCTCTGGCTGGAGCGGGCCACCATGGACAGGCTGCTGGACGAGAATCCCCGGCTGGCCCGCTGGCTTTTGCAGGTGCTGGCTGCCCGGCAGCGCCTGTTCGTCAACAAGGTGGCCGGCTCGCAGGGGGTGATCTCGGTCTCCCGGCGGGTGGCCGGATGGCTGCTGCACCGCTCCCGCATGGAGGCGGGCCGCCGGCAGCTGGAACTGCCCGGTACCCGGGAGCTCATGGCCCGCCTGCTGGGCCTGAGCCGCGAGAGCCTGAGCCGGGAGCTCAACAAGCTGGCCCGGGAAGGAGCCATCCGCCTGGAGCGGCGGCGGGTGGAACTGCTGGACATGGCCGCGCTGGAACGCCGGGCCCAGGACTAG
- the hcp gene encoding hydroxylamine reductase, translating into MFCNQCEQTSKGKGCTRLGICGKNEAVAIQQDKLVWQLRELAAVALMAREAGIVDTATDDFAFKALFSTLTNVNFDPVSLRAVQEECLERTTALAARVPGAPAPTPLAALDLRDTATDHLSGDEDVRSAMQILLYGLKGVAAYADHAAELGQRDPDVAAFLYRGLRAGTELDPESHDLNGWLGLVLECGKVNLRAMELLEAGNTGTFGTPVPTPVSLGRRKGKAILISGHDLPDLLALLEQTRDTGINVYTHGEMLPAHAYPLLHAFPHLAGHYGTAWQNQQKELPDFPGAVLFTTNCIQDPRGYADKVFTSGNVSWPGLTHCKGRDFSAVIQKALELPGFAEDVPGREVLTGFGRETLLGAAPAVLDAVAQGKLRHIFLVGGCDGARPGRNYYTELVEKIPADCLILTLACGKFRFFDKELGSLGGIPRLLDVGQCNDAYAAVRVALALADALKCGVNELPLSLVLSWYEQKAVSILLTLLALGVKNIRLGPTLPAFVSPNILKVLVEQWNIMPVTTPDEDLKAILG; encoded by the coding sequence ATGTTTTGCAATCAGTGTGAACAGACTTCCAAAGGCAAGGGCTGTACCCGCCTTGGTATCTGCGGCAAGAACGAGGCCGTGGCCATCCAGCAGGACAAGCTGGTGTGGCAGCTGCGCGAACTGGCGGCCGTGGCCCTGATGGCCCGTGAGGCCGGCATCGTGGATACCGCCACCGATGATTTTGCCTTCAAGGCCCTGTTCTCCACCCTGACCAATGTGAATTTCGATCCTGTGTCCCTGCGCGCCGTGCAGGAAGAATGCCTGGAGCGCACCACCGCCCTGGCCGCCCGCGTGCCCGGCGCGCCGGCGCCCACGCCGCTGGCTGCCCTGGACCTGCGCGACACGGCCACCGACCACCTGTCCGGCGACGAGGACGTGCGTTCCGCCATGCAGATCCTGCTCTACGGCCTCAAGGGCGTGGCCGCCTATGCCGACCATGCCGCCGAGCTGGGCCAGCGTGATCCCGATGTGGCCGCCTTCCTGTATCGCGGCCTGCGCGCCGGCACCGAACTGGACCCCGAGAGCCATGACCTCAACGGCTGGCTGGGCCTGGTGCTGGAATGCGGCAAGGTCAACCTGCGCGCCATGGAACTGCTGGAGGCGGGCAACACCGGCACGTTCGGCACGCCCGTGCCCACGCCCGTATCCCTGGGCCGGCGCAAGGGCAAGGCCATCCTCATCTCCGGGCACGACCTGCCCGACCTGCTGGCCCTGCTGGAGCAGACCCGTGACACGGGCATCAACGTCTATACCCACGGCGAGATGCTGCCCGCCCATGCCTATCCGCTGCTGCACGCCTTCCCGCATCTGGCCGGCCATTACGGCACGGCCTGGCAGAACCAGCAGAAGGAGCTGCCCGACTTCCCCGGTGCGGTGCTCTTCACCACCAACTGCATCCAGGACCCCAGGGGCTATGCCGACAAGGTCTTCACCTCCGGCAACGTGTCCTGGCCCGGCCTGACCCATTGCAAGGGCCGTGATTTCTCGGCCGTCATCCAGAAGGCCCTGGAGCTGCCCGGTTTCGCGGAAGACGTGCCCGGCAGGGAAGTGCTGACCGGCTTCGGCCGCGAGACCCTGCTGGGTGCCGCGCCCGCCGTGCTGGACGCCGTGGCCCAGGGCAAACTGCGCCACATCTTCCTGGTGGGCGGCTGCGACGGTGCCCGTCCCGGCCGCAACTACTACACCGAACTGGTGGAGAAGATCCCGGCCGACTGCCTGATCCTGACCCTGGCCTGCGGCAAGTTCCGCTTCTTCGACAAGGAGCTGGGCAGCCTGGGCGGCATCCCGCGCCTGCTGGACGTGGGCCAGTGCAACGACGCCTACGCTGCCGTGCGCGTGGCCCTGGCCCTGGCCGATGCCCTGAAGTGCGGCGTCAACGAGCTGCCGCTGTCGCTGGTGCTTTCGTGGTACGAACAGAAGGCCGTGAGCATCCTGCTGACCCTGCTGGCCCTGGGCGTGAAGAACATCCGCCTCGGCCCCACGCTGCCTGCCTTCGTGTCCCCCAACATCCTCAAGGTGCTGGTGGAGCAGTGGAACATCATGCCCGTGACCACGCCTGACGAGGACCTCAAGGCCATCCTGGGCTAA
- a CDS encoding lytic murein transglycosylase, whose amino-acid sequence MSISRRHGRVALCGVLCALCCLLLAACGGREPADDVVPGGTVILEPPSANGDGDAGLKERSLGPSPAAPATVVTPAAAPAPGAVRPSAPAVAPAWQELSRRLAADGISGPQVDALLAGLPATPTQSPMGRKIKALYNRKFFPAPPSDKPLAQYYKGVVTDANARLCRRFITANSTAFRQAEQRYGVPSSIAAALLFVETRLGKVLGDTSENAFYTLASMAVSRTPESISDWLPQLRDHAQHMDWIAETMPKRADWAYKETRALVEHMLRDRVPPEHLPGSIYGAVGLCQFMPSNIATYGADGDGDGRVDLFTVPDAVASLSHYLARHGWKAGLSRERQHALLMRYNHSTVYANTILALADRVAALK is encoded by the coding sequence ATGAGCATCTCCCGCAGGCACGGACGCGTCGCCCTGTGCGGTGTCCTGTGTGCGCTGTGCTGCCTGCTGCTGGCCGCCTGCGGCGGCAGGGAGCCCGCGGATGACGTGGTGCCCGGCGGCACCGTGATCCTGGAGCCGCCGTCCGCAAACGGTGACGGCGATGCCGGACTGAAAGAACGTTCCCTCGGGCCTTCCCCCGCTGCTCCGGCGACGGTGGTGACGCCCGCAGCGGCCCCCGCTCCCGGGGCCGTCCGCCCGTCCGCCCCGGCCGTGGCCCCTGCCTGGCAGGAGCTTTCGCGCCGCCTGGCTGCCGACGGCATCTCCGGGCCGCAGGTGGACGCCCTGCTGGCGGGCCTGCCGGCCACGCCCACCCAGTCGCCCATGGGCCGCAAGATCAAGGCCCTGTACAATCGCAAATTCTTCCCCGCGCCGCCGTCGGACAAGCCCCTGGCCCAGTATTACAAGGGCGTGGTCACGGATGCCAACGCGCGTCTGTGCCGCCGGTTCATCACGGCCAACAGCACAGCCTTCCGGCAGGCGGAGCAGCGCTACGGCGTGCCTTCGTCCATCGCGGCGGCCCTGCTGTTCGTGGAGACCCGCCTCGGCAAGGTGCTGGGCGATACCTCGGAGAACGCCTTCTACACCCTGGCCAGCATGGCCGTGAGCCGGACGCCGGAAAGCATCAGCGACTGGCTGCCGCAGCTGCGCGACCATGCGCAGCACATGGACTGGATCGCCGAGACCATGCCCAAACGCGCGGACTGGGCCTACAAGGAAACCAGGGCCCTGGTGGAACACATGCTGCGCGACCGGGTGCCGCCGGAGCATCTGCCCGGTTCCATCTACGGCGCCGTGGGCCTGTGCCAGTTCATGCCGTCCAATATCGCCACCTACGGCGCGGACGGTGACGGCGACGGCCGTGTGGACCTGTTCACCGTGCCCGATGCCGTGGCCAGCCTTTCCCACTATCTTGCCCGGCACGGCTGGAAGGCCGGCCTCTCCCGCGAGCGCCAGCACGCCCTGCTGATGCGCTACAACCACTCCACGGTCTATGCCAACACCATCCTGGCCCTGGCGGACCGTGTCGCCGCTCTGAAGTAA